From the Armatimonadota bacterium genome, one window contains:
- a CDS encoding S-layer homology domain-containing protein, whose amino-acid sequence MRTLTCGLLLLALAAPAWADIFTDISGLPAQRAIERLAAKGVVRGTADGRFLPGSVVTRLEMVLFLVRLLGVSGQGLVSPEFGDLERIPQGARPAVAAAVSMGTVSARSVELKKGDILYTLTVDKVAYGPQEEVLLTFVISNTGKEDVLFEYHNSQFHDFIVRRADGMEVARWSLGRAFLPVEKPVPLAAGKSMNFNTRWRQLDQNDRPIGPGRYEVVAVHTTKTSPTSLSLFFQKGLVVGYPDNTFRPDQPVTRAELAALAVRAGGLDAEAFSRATATLPVSDNAAVLPWARGSVAVAIERKMIPLLDGAFRPAQGATRADAAVALDVLMGLLKKYDFQKGVFRGLRESRPPTISIEDEKKAVRTFRVAPAHAVYRNDRRASLGGLRPGDVLQFLKESDVGDVVYIEATGP is encoded by the coding sequence ATGCGTACCCTCACCTGCGGGTTGCTGCTGCTGGCCCTGGCTGCGCCCGCATGGGCCGACATCTTTACGGACATTAGCGGGCTTCCGGCGCAGCGGGCCATCGAGCGCCTGGCCGCCAAGGGGGTTGTCCGGGGGACGGCCGACGGCCGGTTCCTCCCCGGTAGCGTGGTCACTCGCCTGGAGATGGTCCTGTTCCTGGTGCGCCTGCTGGGGGTTTCCGGGCAGGGGCTGGTGTCGCCGGAGTTCGGGGACCTGGAGCGGATCCCTCAGGGGGCCCGCCCCGCCGTGGCCGCTGCGGTCAGCATGGGGACGGTGTCGGCACGCAGCGTAGAGTTGAAGAAGGGGGACATCCTCTACACCCTGACCGTGGACAAGGTGGCCTACGGCCCTCAGGAGGAGGTGCTCCTCACCTTTGTCATCAGCAACACGGGGAAGGAGGACGTCCTGTTCGAGTACCACAACTCCCAGTTCCACGACTTCATCGTCCGGCGGGCGGACGGCATGGAGGTGGCCCGCTGGTCTCTGGGGCGGGCCTTCCTGCCCGTGGAGAAGCCTGTGCCACTGGCCGCGGGGAAGTCCATGAACTTCAACACCCGGTGGCGGCAGCTGGACCAGAACGACCGGCCCATCGGTCCCGGGCGCTATGAGGTCGTCGCCGTGCACACCACCAAGACCTCCCCCACTTCGCTGTCCCTCTTCTTCCAGAAGGGGCTGGTGGTGGGATACCCGGACAACACCTTCCGCCCCGACCAGCCCGTCACCCGGGCGGAGCTGGCCGCCCTGGCCGTGCGCGCCGGCGGCCTGGATGCCGAGGCGTTCAGTCGGGCCACGGCGACCCTGCCCGTCTCGGATAACGCCGCGGTGTTGCCCTGGGCGCGCGGCAGCGTGGCGGTGGCCATTGAGCGAAAGATGATCCCCCTGCTAGACGGCGCCTTCCGGCCAGCCCAGGGGGCGACCCGGGCCGACGCCGCTGTGGCCCTGGACGTGCTCATGGGGTTACTGAAGAAGTACGACTTCCAGAAGGGTGTCTTCCGCGGGCTGCGGGAGAGCCGGCCGCCCACCATCAGCATTGAGGACGAGAAGAAGGCGGTGCGCACCTTCCGCGTGGCCCCGGCTCATGCGGTCTACCGCAACGACCGCCGCGCCTCCCTGGGGGGGCTGCGTCCGGGGGATGTCCTGCAGTTCCTCAAGGAGAGCGACGTGGGCGACGTAGTCTACATCGAGGCCACGGGACCGTGA
- the nagZ gene encoding beta-N-acetylhexosaminidase, with protein sequence MNLPAAEGLVGPLVMVDFAGRSPPPRVSHLIARRHLGGVVLFPKNVESAAQVAHLCRELQELARQAGAPPLVIAMDQEGGAVERLPLGLPGAMALGATGSAALAEEAGGLAGRALRAAGCAVNFAPVLDVNSNPENPVIGIRSFGEDPELVARLGCAFARGLRRAGVAATGKHFPGHGDADQDSHLDLPLVGHGLERLEALELLPFRRAVQQGLPALMTAHVAFTALSPLPATLCPPLLEGVLRRKWGFDGVVFTDALSMAAVRDHVGAGTAAVLALLAGADVLLALGEEDLQEEVFGAVDRALAEGVLSVARLRQSHQRLQRLRAAVCPPAGPAEGPAVGEAGAEEAGVDETTVRARAEEMAALAVTLVRRGPGTVPLPDGPVLVVTPAPGELPAGDAGPTLGEMLRELHRPARDLRLPLGAGWDGAPQERGIVILVTCSRGRPSPWHVELVRRAQQVHGDRLVLVATGTPYDLAATPTVSNYLVTYGREPVLLRAAARVLAGASPPRGRLPVTIPGLHPAGTGIVW encoded by the coding sequence GTGAATCTTCCGGCCGCAGAGGGGCTGGTCGGCCCGCTGGTAATGGTGGACTTCGCCGGCCGCTCCCCCCCTCCCCGCGTCTCCCACCTGATCGCCCGGCGGCACCTGGGCGGGGTCGTCCTCTTTCCCAAGAACGTTGAGAGCGCAGCGCAGGTGGCGCACCTCTGCCGGGAGCTGCAGGAGCTGGCGCGACAGGCGGGTGCCCCTCCGCTGGTGATTGCGATGGACCAGGAGGGCGGCGCGGTGGAGCGGTTGCCGCTGGGACTGCCCGGAGCGATGGCGCTGGGGGCGACGGGCTCCGCAGCGCTGGCCGAGGAGGCCGGGGGCCTGGCCGGGCGGGCGCTGCGCGCCGCGGGCTGCGCCGTCAACTTCGCCCCCGTCCTGGACGTCAACTCCAACCCCGAGAACCCCGTCATCGGGATCCGCTCCTTCGGCGAGGACCCGGAGCTGGTGGCCCGGTTGGGCTGCGCCTTCGCCCGCGGCCTGCGCCGGGCTGGCGTGGCGGCCACCGGCAAGCACTTCCCCGGGCACGGCGACGCGGACCAGGACTCCCACCTGGACCTTCCCCTGGTGGGTCACGGGCTGGAACGGCTGGAGGCCTTGGAACTCCTCCCGTTTCGCCGGGCGGTCCAACAGGGGTTGCCGGCGCTGATGACCGCGCACGTGGCCTTCACCGCCCTCTCCCCTCTTCCGGCCACCCTCTGCCCCCCGCTGCTGGAGGGGGTGTTGCGCCGGAAGTGGGGGTTCGACGGGGTCGTCTTCACCGACGCGCTCTCCATGGCCGCGGTCAGGGACCACGTGGGGGCCGGCACCGCGGCGGTGCTCGCCCTGCTGGCGGGGGCCGACGTCCTTCTGGCCCTGGGGGAGGAAGACCTGCAGGAGGAGGTCTTCGGCGCGGTGGACCGTGCCCTCGCCGAAGGGGTATTGAGCGTTGCCCGCCTGCGTCAGTCCCACCAGCGCCTGCAGCGGCTGCGGGCGGCCGTCTGCCCCCCGGCCGGGCCTGCGGAGGGACCGGCGGTGGGGGAGGCCGGAGCGGAGGAGGCGGGGGTGGATGAGACCACCGTGCGGGCGCGGGCGGAGGAGATGGCCGCGCTGGCGGTGACGCTGGTGCGCCGCGGTCCGGGGACGGTTCCCCTGCCGGACGGACCGGTGCTGGTGGTGACCCCTGCACCCGGCGAGCTGCCAGCCGGGGACGCCGGTCCCACGCTGGGGGAGATGCTGCGGGAGCTGCACCGCCCGGCGCGGGACCTCCGGCTGCCGCTGGGGGCTGGGTGGGACGGCGCGCCCCAGGAGCGAGGGATTGTGATCCTCGTTACCTGCAGTCGCGGCCGCCCGTCGCCCTGGCACGTAGAGCTGGTGCGCCGGGCGCAGCAGGTGCACGGCGACCGACTGGTCCTGGTAGCCACGGGGACACCCTACGACCTGGCCGCCACCCCGACGGTATCCAACTATCTGGTCACCTACGGCCGGGAGCCCGTGCTCCTCCGGGCGGCGGCGAGGGTCCTGGCGGGGGCGTCTCCGCCACGCGGGCGCCTGCCTGTGACCATCCCCGGCCTCCACCCCGCGGGGACGGGCATCGTGTGGTAG
- the argS gene encoding arginine--tRNA ligase, with protein sequence MFRAALRTSLEAAARRAMAAGALPDVPLPEVEVEVPRGRRRADYATNLPLVLARSTGRPPREVARILVDALELSPQQVARVEVAGAGFINFFLAPAWLHQLLRHIHTVGEAYGSRDVGGGRRVNIEFVSANPTGPLHIGSGRNGVIGDVLANLLQALGYRVTREYYINDAGLLVHTLAQSVAYHYAAHFGREQPFPEDGYRGEYVRELALRLVERDGAAWLERPEEERLAAFRDFALGEILADIRRTLEAFGIHFDVWFSERSLYEQGAVDRVLALLRERGLLYEQDGAVWFRSTSFGDEKDRVIIRSSGWPMYYAADIPYHLNKLERGFDHLINVWGIDHIGDVARVKGGLAALGVDVSRLEIVLYQHVRLRNEGELLRMSKRRGEYVTLQDLLDAVGRDAARYFFCMYSPSVPMDFDWQLARERSQENPVYYVQYAHARISSIFREALAHPVGQQVVAPAAGNWRVSEAAVQRADFSVLTHEAEIALLHALGELPEVIEAAGVRREPQRLCAYARGLAEAFHVFYTQCRVLSDDPALTTARLILADAVRLVLRRTLGLIGVSAPERM encoded by the coding sequence GTGTTCCGGGCTGCGTTGCGCACCTCTCTGGAAGCGGCGGCCCGGCGGGCCATGGCCGCGGGAGCCCTCCCCGACGTCCCTCTGCCCGAGGTGGAGGTGGAGGTCCCCCGGGGGCGCCGCCGTGCCGACTACGCCACTAACCTGCCTCTGGTGCTGGCCCGCTCCACGGGGCGACCGCCGCGGGAGGTGGCCCGGATCCTGGTCGACGCCCTGGAGCTCTCTCCCCAGCAGGTGGCCCGGGTGGAGGTGGCCGGCGCCGGATTCATCAACTTCTTCCTGGCGCCGGCCTGGCTGCACCAGCTCCTGCGGCATATCCATACCGTCGGAGAGGCCTACGGCAGCCGGGACGTGGGCGGGGGCAGGCGGGTGAACATCGAGTTCGTCAGCGCCAATCCCACGGGGCCGCTGCACATCGGCAGCGGGCGCAACGGGGTGATCGGCGACGTCCTGGCCAACCTCCTGCAGGCACTGGGCTACCGGGTCACCCGGGAGTACTACATCAACGACGCTGGGCTGCTGGTGCACACTCTGGCCCAAAGCGTGGCCTACCACTACGCCGCGCACTTCGGCCGGGAGCAACCCTTCCCCGAGGACGGCTACCGCGGGGAGTACGTGCGGGAGCTGGCGCTGCGCCTGGTAGAGAGGGACGGCGCCGCCTGGCTGGAGCGGCCGGAGGAGGAGCGGCTGGCGGCGTTCCGCGACTTCGCCCTGGGCGAGATCCTGGCGGACATCCGGCGCACCCTGGAGGCCTTCGGCATTCACTTCGACGTCTGGTTCAGCGAGCGCAGCCTCTACGAGCAGGGCGCCGTGGACCGGGTCCTGGCCCTCCTGCGGGAGCGGGGCCTGCTCTACGAGCAGGACGGCGCCGTCTGGTTCCGCTCCACCAGCTTCGGCGACGAGAAGGACCGGGTGATCATCCGCAGCAGCGGCTGGCCCATGTACTACGCGGCAGACATCCCCTACCACCTGAACAAGCTGGAGCGGGGCTTCGACCACCTGATCAACGTCTGGGGGATCGACCACATCGGCGACGTCGCCCGGGTCAAGGGTGGCCTGGCGGCGCTGGGAGTGGACGTGAGCCGCCTGGAGATAGTCCTTTACCAGCATGTGCGCCTGCGCAACGAGGGGGAGCTGCTGCGCATGTCCAAGCGGCGGGGCGAGTACGTGACCCTGCAGGACCTGCTAGACGCGGTGGGACGGGATGCGGCGCGCTACTTCTTCTGCATGTACAGCCCCTCCGTGCCCATGGACTTCGACTGGCAGCTGGCGCGGGAGAGGTCCCAGGAGAATCCCGTCTACTACGTGCAGTATGCTCACGCCCGCATCAGCAGCATCTTCAGGGAGGCCCTGGCGCACCCTGTGGGGCAGCAGGTGGTAGCTCCGGCGGCGGGGAACTGGCGGGTGTCGGAGGCCGCCGTCCAGCGGGCCGACTTCTCCGTCCTCACCCACGAGGCGGAGATCGCCCTGCTGCACGCCCTGGGAGAGCTCCCCGAGGTCATCGAGGCAGCCGGGGTGCGACGTGAGCCGCAGCGGCTGTGCGCCTACGCCCGCGGGCTGGCCGAGGCCTTCCACGTCTTCTACACCCAGTGCCGGGTGCTCTCCGACGACCCCGCCCTCACCACCGCCCGCCTCATCCTGGCGGATGCCGTCCGCCTGGTGCTGCGGCGGACGCTGGGCCTGATCGGGGTGTCCGCCCCCGAGCGGATGTGA
- the accD gene encoding acetyl-CoA carboxylase, carboxyltransferase subunit beta encodes MSPWLRRPKYTSLQRREMPSGLWARCPRCKRLIYQKELERNLQVCPRCGHHHRLSAPQRLAITLDPGSFVEFDAGLTSVDPLGFVGYAEKLEEARRRTGRAEAALCGMGTVHGFRTVVAVLDFPFMGGSMGSVVGEKVARAAERALQHGLPLVTFSASGGARMQEGALALMQLAKTSAAVARLHQERLPYISVMCDPTTGGVTASFAFLGDLILAEPGALIGFAGRRVIEQTIGRRLPETFQTAEFCLEHGLIDMIVPREQMRPLLGRLLRFFGAPRVGQAEPA; translated from the coding sequence ATGTCACCATGGTTGCGCCGGCCAAAGTACACCTCGCTGCAGCGCCGGGAGATGCCCAGCGGGCTGTGGGCCAGGTGCCCCCGCTGCAAGCGTCTCATCTACCAGAAGGAACTGGAGCGCAACCTGCAGGTCTGTCCCCGCTGCGGCCATCATCACCGCCTCTCCGCCCCCCAGCGCCTGGCCATCACCCTGGACCCGGGAAGCTTCGTGGAATTTGACGCCGGGCTGACCTCCGTTGATCCCCTGGGGTTCGTCGGCTACGCGGAGAAGCTGGAGGAAGCCCGCCGCCGCACCGGCCGTGCGGAGGCGGCGCTTTGCGGCATGGGCACCGTGCATGGGTTCCGTACGGTGGTCGCAGTGCTGGACTTCCCCTTCATGGGCGGGTCCATGGGCTCGGTGGTGGGCGAGAAGGTGGCTCGCGCCGCCGAGCGGGCGCTGCAGCACGGTCTGCCGCTGGTCACTTTTTCCGCCTCCGGAGGGGCGCGCATGCAGGAGGGGGCGCTGGCGCTGATGCAGCTGGCCAAGACCAGTGCCGCCGTGGCCCGGCTGCACCAGGAGCGACTGCCCTACATCTCGGTGATGTGCGACCCCACCACCGGGGGGGTGACCGCGTCCTTCGCCTTCCTGGGCGACCTGATCCTGGCCGAGCCCGGAGCGCTCATCGGGTTTGCCGGGCGGCGGGTGATCGAGCAGACCATCGGGCGCCGTCTGCCCGAGACCTTCCAGACGGCGGAGTTCTGCCTGGAGCACGGGCTGATCGACATGATTGTCCCCCGCGAGCAGATGCGTCCCCTGCTGGGGCGGCTACTCCGCTTCTTTGGGGCACCGCGCGTCGGCCAGGCCGAGCCGGCGTAG
- a CDS encoding trypsin-like peptidase domain-containing protein produces MSVGPSRRMPPGFSTIVFVVLLSLILGAALGNTYLPRYLPRLSSAPSLPPPTAVPPTPGPLQGPTLTVPRAVETEESAVIKAVEKVRPAVVNITTQAQVQTFFGIFPQEGAGSGVIVRSDGLILTNFHVIQGAQEITVTLLTGKKLPGRVVGADRFTDLAVIKVESDRALPVAELGTSGSLKVGQMAIAIGNPFGLGSSVTVGVISALNRSIQISPDFVVDNLIQTDAAINPGNSGGALVDSAGRLIGINTAIVRDAQGIGFAIPVDIAVTIMNQLIQTGRVVRPALGIILGGEIDPLIQRSYGLPTDHGVIVRDVPPGSPAATAGMMPNDIIVGINGQTIRGINDLRRTLFERRPGDRVQVQVVRGGRRITLTVVLTELRQ; encoded by the coding sequence GTGAGCGTTGGCCCATCCCGGCGCATGCCTCCGGGGTTCTCCACCATCGTCTTCGTGGTGCTGCTCTCCCTGATCCTGGGCGCGGCGCTGGGCAACACCTACCTGCCGCGCTACCTCCCCCGCCTCAGCAGTGCGCCCTCGCTGCCGCCGCCGACCGCTGTCCCGCCCACCCCCGGGCCCCTGCAGGGCCCCACTCTGACGGTACCGCGGGCGGTGGAGACCGAGGAGTCGGCGGTGATCAAGGCCGTAGAGAAGGTGCGCCCGGCGGTGGTGAACATCACCACCCAGGCCCAGGTGCAGACCTTCTTCGGCATCTTCCCCCAGGAGGGGGCGGGATCGGGGGTCATCGTGCGAAGCGACGGGCTCATTCTCACCAACTTCCACGTCATTCAGGGAGCGCAGGAAATCACCGTGACCCTGCTCACCGGGAAGAAGCTGCCCGGGCGCGTGGTCGGCGCCGACCGCTTCACCGATCTGGCCGTGATCAAGGTGGAGAGCGACCGCGCCCTGCCCGTGGCAGAGCTGGGGACCAGCGGCAGCCTCAAGGTGGGGCAGATGGCCATCGCCATCGGCAACCCCTTCGGCCTGGGCAGCAGCGTGACGGTGGGGGTGATCAGCGCCCTCAATCGGAGCATCCAGATCAGTCCCGACTTTGTGGTGGACAACCTGATCCAGACCGACGCGGCCATCAACCCGGGCAACAGCGGGGGCGCGCTGGTGGATAGTGCGGGGCGGCTCATTGGCATTAACACCGCCATCGTCCGCGACGCCCAGGGCATCGGCTTCGCCATCCCCGTGGACATCGCCGTGACCATCATGAACCAGCTGATCCAGACCGGGCGGGTGGTGCGGCCGGCGCTGGGGATCATCCTGGGCGGAGAGATCGACCCGCTGATCCAGCGCTCCTACGGCCTGCCCACAGACCACGGGGTGATCGTGCGGGATGTGCCCCCGGGCAGCCCCGCGGCCACCGCAGGCATGATGCCCAATGACATCATCGTGGGCATCAACGGGCAGACCATCCGGGGGATCAACGACCTGCGGCGCACCCTCTTCGAGAGGCGGCCGGGGGATCGGGTGCAGGTGCAGGTCGTCCGCGGCGGGCGGCGGATCACCCTGACGGTGGTCCTGACCGAGCTGCGCCAGTAG